One window of Uloborus diversus isolate 005 chromosome 3, Udiv.v.3.1, whole genome shotgun sequence genomic DNA carries:
- the LOC129218990 gene encoding uncharacterized protein LOC129218990, which produces MNVSDTITRGKSISELMKCEAWFTGPEWLKNEENWPKSISVDDFCDEALGMEMRKQEVLFLATVNEDLLDLKRYGSYRKVLRVTAYIRRFIYNCRHDDKRVGSLNADELNEAENYCILNTQEHAFLSEKNTLIKGEELESNSKIKCFNPFLDENKIIRLGGRLQFSSLTEEEKHPILLSNNNEITELLIHENHEKVAHGGLSATLTILRQRFWILKATKVTKSIIKKCLICRKHRAKPFCEVTAPLPADHIMKTSAFEVSAVDFAGLIYIKDKHATQKAYICLFTCATSRAVHLELVLNLSTDTFILDFKRFINRRGMIRIIYSDNASTFKKA; this is translated from the coding sequence ATGAATGTTTCGGATACAATAACAAGAGGAAAGAGTATATCTGAATTGATGAAATGTGAAGCATGGTTTACTGGTCCCGAatggttaaaaaatgaagaaaattggcCAAAGTCAATATCCGTTGATGATTTCTGCGATGAAGCTTTAGGAATGGAAATGcgaaaacaagaagttttattcTTAGCCACAGTCAATGAAGATCTATTGGATTTAAAACGTTACGGAAGTTACAGAAAAGTTCTACGAGTAACCGCTTACATCAGAAGATTTATTTATAATTGTCGACATGACGATAAAAGAGTTGGTTCTTTAAACGCTGATGAACTTAATGAAGCTGAAAATTACTGTATTTTGAATACTCAAGAACATGctttcctttcagaaaaaaacacacTAATTAAGGGAGAAGAGTTGGAAAGCAATTCGAAAATTAAATGCTTTAACCCGTTTTTGGAtgagaataaaataataagattAGGAGGAAGGTTACAATTTTCCAGTTTaacagaagaagaaaaacatCCCATTTTGTTATCAAATAACAATGAAATTACAGAGCTATTAATCCATGAAAATCACGAAAAAGTTGCTCATGGTGGCTTATCTGCAACTCTAACGATCTTAAGACAGCGATTCTGGATACTAAAGGCGACAAAGGTTACGAAAAGTATCATTAAGAAGtgtttaatttgtagaaaacatcgTGCAAAACCATTTTGTGAAGTCACTGCTCCTTTACCAGCAGATCATATCATGAAAACCAGCGCTTTTGAAGTTTCAGCAGTAGATTTTGCAGGACTAATTTATATAAAAGATAAACACGCAACACAAAAGGCTTACATTTGCTTGTTTACTTGCGCTACAAGCCGGGCAGTACATCTCGAACTGGTATTGAATCTCAGCACAGATACTTTTATTTTGGATTTTAAGCGATTCATTAATCGGCGAGGAATGATTCGAATAATTTATTCGGAtaatgcttctacatttaaaaagGCATAA